One Microbispora sp. ZYX-F-249 genomic region harbors:
- a CDS encoding HD domain-containing protein, whose product MGQAEWARDLAERLLAKPLPRRWAHTQGVAARAASLAPILGEEADTLAAAAYLHDIGYSPELVDTGFHPLDGARYLRDVAGADERLCRLVAHHSCAVNEATERDLYDALTKEFAPERRELADALTYCDMTTGPDGRHLDVHERLAEIHSRYGPEHLVSRSITTSTPCILTAVQAVEIALAAQRA is encoded by the coding sequence ATGGGACAAGCTGAGTGGGCGCGTGATCTGGCCGAACGACTCCTAGCCAAGCCGTTGCCCCGACGCTGGGCGCACACCCAGGGTGTTGCGGCGCGGGCCGCGTCCCTGGCCCCGATCCTCGGCGAGGAGGCCGACACGCTGGCAGCCGCCGCCTACCTCCATGACATCGGCTACTCCCCGGAGCTGGTCGACACCGGGTTTCACCCCCTCGACGGCGCCCGCTACCTGCGTGATGTGGCGGGCGCCGACGAGCGCCTGTGCCGCCTGGTCGCCCATCACTCCTGCGCCGTCAACGAGGCCACCGAACGCGACCTGTACGACGCCTTGACCAAGGAGTTCGCCCCAGAGCGGCGAGAGCTGGCCGACGCGCTGACTTACTGCGACATGACCACCGGCCCCGACGGCCGGCACCTCGACGTACATGAGCGACTAGCCGAGATCCACTCCCGTTATGGCCCCGAGCATCTGGTGAGCCGTTCCATCACGACCTCTACGCCCTGCATTCTGACCGCGGTGCAGGCGGTCGAGATCGCGTTGGCTGCGCAACGGGCCTGA